In one window of Musa acuminata AAA Group cultivar baxijiao chromosome BXJ3-2, Cavendish_Baxijiao_AAA, whole genome shotgun sequence DNA:
- the LOC135631668 gene encoding pentatricopeptide repeat-containing protein At2g13600-like, whose protein sequence is MRSPTHPWAAVTRLFSTSTSQNASSKRPPTVRSLASAGRIKDAIRYLILRRHLGRPVYPECFVAVIKHSAAPETLGVARQLHAHMIITCFDQDPFLCNHVIDVYGKRGFLGDAHWVFRRLGSKKLHSWNILIAGYCKFGFLSEGRLLFDEMPRRDAVSWNTLIAAYDQWGPCEEAIEVFAHMMRSCCIVDHFGVSSVISACANLRFVQNGSVLHGLSVKIGLDSHVQVGSAIIGLYSKCEQLDDARRIFDQMNVKEIFTWNSMLHGFIRCSKIGDAVKFFENMPHKDVVSWTTIMAGCSQHDRNENAIYFFQKMQQDGLRLDWVSFLSVLDACEGLLDLEEGSKIHAKMVKSGFGADRIVGSALVSLYAKCGCLTDARSVTHSLAAVDDFSWSVLIAEYVKHGFLDCACELFDSMAIKTVPLWNALIGGCAAVGLSEEASESFKRMQMDGKYGDSYTFGSLLLSAIHLGRRFGSQLHSHIIKLGFDSSVFVASALINMYSTNSNCEAAVRIFKLVKDPNPVVWNSMISGYALNNLAKDAMLTFSLMVALGMKPDNVSLSLIIDLCSRLLTLRGGTQVHAFAYKLCFESDVVVGSALIDMYAKCGSIDCASSAFADIYRHTVVSWTALVGGYMRLGLCDTANKLFNIMPERNIVSWNVMISGYTKHGFASEVLQIYSQMGKSGLLPDLISFTTILTACSNFFLEESGKQVHAQIIKNGYHVNPQINSYLTCMYQKFGELWLTKELPSGSSDLVVVAAADRAEPDVVTENIELLASVYFSHFGRTNFQHGAD, encoded by the coding sequence ATGAGATCTCCCACTCATCCGTGGGCGGCCGTCACCCGATTGTTCTCTACCTCTACCTCCCAAAATGCCTCCTCTAAGAGGCCCCCGACAGTCCGATCCCTCGCCTCTGCCGGTCGCATCAAGGACGCGATCCGGTACCTCATCCTCCGCCGCCATCTCGGCCGCCCGGTCTATCCGGAATGCTTCGTTGCCGTCATCAAACACAGCGCGGCGCCGGAGACCCTGGGCGTCGCGCGGCAGCTCCACGCTCACATGATCATcacgtgcttcgatcaggatcccTTCCTCTGCAACCATGTCATCGACGTGTATGGCAAGCGTGGCTTCCTGGGCGACGCGCATTGGGTTTTCAGAAGGCTGGGGAGCAAAAAGTTGCATTCTTGGAACATACTGATTGCTGGGTACTGCAAGTTTGGATTTTTAAGCGAGGGGAGACTTCTGTTTGATGAAATGCCTAGGCGGGATGCAGTTTCTTGGAATACGTTAATAGCGGCCTATGATCAATGGGGACCGTGTGAGGAGGCGATAGAGGTTTTTGCTCATATGATGCGTTCCTGTTGTATAGTGGATCATTTCGGTGTCTCAAGTGTGATTAGTGCTTGTGCCAATCTTAGATTCGTGCAGAATGGGAGCGTACTTCACGGGCTTTCTGTAAAGATTGGACTTGACTCGCATGTGCAGGTGGGTAGCGCTATCATTGGATTATATTCGAAATGTGAACAATTGGATGATGCTAGAAGGATTTTTGATCAAATGAATGTCAAAGAAATCTTTACTTGGAATTCCATGCTTCATGGTTTTATTCGGTGCTCAAAGATTGGTGATGCTGTTAAATTCTTTGAGAACATGCCACATAAGGATGTGGTCTCATGGACAACGATTATGGCTGGTTGCTCTCAACATGACAGGAATGAAAATGCAATTTACTTCTTTCAGAAAATGCAGCAAGATGGGTTGAGGCTAGATTGGGTGTCTTTTCTTAGTGTTTTAGATGCATGTGAGGGGTTGCTGGATCTTGAAGAAGGCTCCAAGATTCATGCAAAGATGGTTAAAAGTGGTTTCGGAGCTGACAGGATTGTTGGAAGTGCATTGGTCTCATTATATGCAAAATGTGGGTGTTTAACTGATGCGAGAAGCGTAACCCACAGTTTGGCTGCTGTCGATGACTTCTCATGGAGTGTTTTGATAGCTGAATATGTGAAGCATGGATTCTTGGATTGTGCTTGTGAATTGTTTGATAGCATGGCTATCAAGACTGTCCCACTATGGAATGCTTTAATTGGAGGTTGTGCTGCAGTTGGATTAAGCGAAGAGGCTTCTGAATCCTTTAAAAGAATGCAGATGGATGGAAAATATGGTGATAGCTACACCTTTGGGAGCCTCCTCCTTAGTGCTATTCATTTGGGAAGGCGATTTGGTTCACAACTCCATTCACACATAATAAAATTGGGGTTTGACTCTTCTGTTTTTGTAGCTAGTGCTCTCATTAACATGTACAGCACCAATTCAAATTGTGAAGCAGCTGTCAGAATATTCAAATTGGTCAAGGATCCAAACCCTGTTGTATGGAATTCCATGATCTCTGGGTATGCATTAAATAATCTGGCTAAGGATGCCATGCTTACATTTTCTCTCATGGTAGCTTTAGGTATGAAACCAGATAACGTCTCATTGTCACTTATTATTGATTTATGCTCAAGATTATTGACCCTGCGTGGTGGAACACAGGTTCATGCCTTTGCATATAAGTTGTGTTTTGAATCGGATGTTGTGGTTGGAAGTGCTCTCATAGACATGTATGCAAAATGTGGAAGCATTGATTGTGCAtcatctgcatttgctgatatatATAGGCACACTGTTGTTAGCTGGACTGCATTGGTAGGTGGTTATATGAGATTGGGATTGTGTGATACAGCAAACAAGCTTTTCAATATCATGCCTGAGCGCAACATTGTTTCTTGGAATGTAATGATTTCTGGATACACAAAACATGGCTTCGCATCAGAAGTACTGCAAATATACTCTCAAATGGGTAAATCAGGTCTACTGCCAGATCTGATAAGTTTTACCACTATTTTAACAGCTTGCAGCAACTTTTTTCTAGAAGAAAGTGGAAAGCAAGTTCATGCACAAATAATAAAGAACGGCTATCATGTGAATCCACAAATTAATTCTTATCTGACTTGTATGTACCAGAAATTTGGTGAGCTTTGGCTTACCAAAGAACTTCCTTCTGGCTCTTCTGATTTGGTGGTTGTGGCTGCTGCAGATAGAGCAGAACCAGATGTTGTTACAGAGAACATTGAACTTTTAGCATCTGTCTACTTCAGCCACTTTGGCAGGACAAATTTTCAACACGGAGCTGATTAA